A window of Pseudomonas alcaliphila JAB1 genomic DNA:
TGCCGCTGCCGGCCTGATTCGCCTGGGGTTCGAAGACCGAATCCGCAGCTCGATCAGCGCCGAGGACAGCCTGCCGGCCGGCGGCCAGGGCGCCGTGGGCATCGAGTGCCGCAGTGCCGACAGCGACGTGCATGCCTTGCTGGCGCCGCTGCATCACCGTGACACCGCGCTACGTGTCACCGCCGAGCGCGCGCTGAACAAGCACCTCAATGGCGGCTGCCAGGTCCCTATCGCCTGCTATGCCTTGCTCGAAGATGACCAGCTGTGGCTGCGCGGCCTGGTCGGCCAACCTGACGGCGGCCTGTTGCTGCGCGCCGAAGATCGCGCCGCCAGTAGCGATGCCGAGGCTTTGGGCGTGCGTGTCGCCGAGGCGCTGCTGGCGCAGGGGGCTGATGCCATTCTCCAGGCCGTCTATGGTGAGGCCGGTCACCCTTGAGCGCTTGGCGCCTGTTGCTGACGCGTCCTGCCGAGGATTGTGCGGCGCTGGCGCAGACCCTGGCTGCGCAGGGTGTCGTCAGCCACTGCATGCCGCTGCTGGCCATCGAGGCACTGGACGAGACACCCGAGCAGTGCAGCGCCTTTGCCGATTTGCAGCGTTACTGCGCGGTGATCGTGGTCAGTAAGCCGGCAGCCCGAATTGGCCTGCAGCTCTTGGCGCAGCACGGGGCGCCGACGCCTGAGCTGCCCTGGTTCAGTGTCGGCGCGGGTACCGCTGCGGTACTCGCCGAGCAAGGCTTGGGCGTACATTTTCCCGACTTGGGCGATGACAGCGAAGCGTTGCTCGCTCTGCCTGCACTGCAGCAGGCCATCGCGGCACCTGCACCGCGCGTGCTGATCCTGCGCGGCGAAGGTGGCCGAGAATTCCTCGCCGAGCGCTTGCGCAGCCAAGGTGTGAGCGTCGACTATCTGCCACTGTATCGCCGCGTGCTGCCGCAGTATGCGCCGGGCGAACTGAGCCGACAGGTGCGAGCGGAACGCC
This region includes:
- a CDS encoding uroporphyrinogen-III synthase yields the protein MSAWRLLLTRPAEDCAALAQTLAAQGVVSHCMPLLAIEALDETPEQCSAFADLQRYCAVIVVSKPAARIGLQLLAQHGAPTPELPWFSVGAGTAAVLAEQGLGVHFPDLGDDSEALLALPALQQAIAAPAPRVLILRGEGGREFLAERLRSQGVSVDYLPLYRRVLPQYAPGELSRQVRAERLNGLVVSSGQGFEHLLQLAGDDWPALARLPLFVPSPRVAEQARAAGAQIVVDCRGASAAALQAALEQFPAAAL